The window TGTCCAGCTAACTTTGGATTGACCGAAATAGTCGAATTACCCGCTGCGCCGTGGCAAGATACGCAAGCGACAATCCCACGTGCTGCATCACCGTTCGTAAAAAGCGCCTCACCTTTGGCTGCGTCCGCTTTTGCAGGCGCCTTCGCTTCTTGGTTGGCATATGCCACAGAGGTGATTGCAGACATCGCTAACATGGCGACGCAGATGGACTTTAAAAAAGGTAAAAAAGCACGGTTCATTCAAACACCTTGAGACTAATTTATGGAATCTGCCCTATTGGCAACGCACGTTTGCTACGCCTAAAACCCAGATCAAACCTAAGTCAAGCGCACAAGCAAAACACAGGTAAAACAATAAGCACAAAATACAGGATTGGAAACATGCAGCCCAATACCTAACCCCTTATTGTACAATAGCTTTAAGCGATTCTCTTTCTTCTGTTGCATTTTTCCATGCAATTTCCATGTACCGAGCACGTAGGCATGTAAGCACCTAAGCAATAATTAAGCACTTATTTAGTACTTATCAAGCACTCACTCACCTTTACAAGCAACTTCTATGTCTATCCTTTGGCAAGCCCGTTTTTTTACAACGGTCAATCATTTACGCGATTTGCCCAATTCATCCGTGCCGGAAATCGCCTTTGCAGGCCGTTCCAACGCAGGCAAATCAACTGCCATTAACATTCTGTGTAATCAGAAAAAATTATGCTTTGCTTCTAAAACACCAGGGCGTACACAGCATATTAATTACTTCTCCATCGGTGGTGCGCATGTCGGCCAACACCGTAAGGATGAAACCCGTGCCGATGAAATCCGCGCCATGATGGTCGATCTGCCGGGTTACGGCTATGCCGAGGTACCTGGCGCAGCCAAGCATCACTGGAACCAGCTGTTGGGATCCTATGTGCAAAACCGCGACCAGTTATCTGCACTAGTTTTGATTATGGATGCGCGCCGCCCTTTTACTGATCTGGATACGCAAATGCTGCAATGGTTCGCACCGACCGGCCGTCCTGTGCATTGCCTGCTGACGAAAGCCGATAAACTCAATCGCAACGATTCCACCAACGCCTTGCGTCTGACACAAACCGTGCTGGCTAGCTACACCGATGCGGAAGGTAAGCCCTTCCCGTTTACTGCACAACTATTCTCGTCGTTAAAACGCACTGGCATTGAAGAAGCGGACGCAAAACTGCAATCTTTATTAGGTTTGGATTTGCCTTATACGCCACCATCGCGTCTTGCTAATGACAACGATAATAATGAGGGTGACGATGGTAGCGTCTCGGCTCAGCAACATCAGTCACAACAGTCATAATAAGTACACGAATAAAAAAGCCCCGGCAGAACTAAATCATGCCGAGGCAATAACGCCCGTCATATAGGACAACAGGCGCCCGCTCAGGGATGAGAAGCGGTAAGCTGAAGATGAGTTTGACGCTGGGATTTACAATTTTAATTACACTTTCAAATTAAAATTGAACATCCCAGAGCAGAACACAATTTACAACCTGCTTGTCTGAGCCTGCATCTGGCGAAAAGTTTCACTAACCTGAATATAAATTTTGGTGACCATCATGCCTAATTCAATCAAACCGTTCCAATTTCCCGCTGTTCGTATGCGTCGCATGCGTAAAGATGTGTTCTCCCGCGCACTGATGCGCGAAAACAGTGTGACGGTATCCGATTTAATTTATCCCGTGTTTGTGATTGAAGGCACTAATCAATCAGAAAAAGTTGCATCGATGCCCGGTGTCGAACGCGTTACAGTCGATGTATTACTTGGTGTAGCAGAGGATTGCGTAGCGCTTGGCATCCCCGTATTAGCATTGTTTCCAGCGATCAGCCCAAGTTTAAAAACCGCTGACGGCATTGAAGCGACTAATCCCAAAGGTTTAATTCCGCGCGCTATCCGCGAATTAAAAAGCCGCTTTCCTGAATTGGGCATTTTGACCGACGTCGCGCTCGATCCCTATACCAGCCATGGTCAAGATGGTTTGCTGGATGCGAATGGTTATGTACTCAATGATGAAACCACCACGATGCTTGTACGCCAGGCCTTGACTCAGGCGGAGGCCGGAGCCGATATCGTCGCACCAAGCGACATGATGGATGGCCGTATTGGCGCCATCCGTCAGGCGCTGGAATCGAATGGCTACATCCATACCCGCATCATGGCCTACTCAGCCAAATATGCGTCAGCATTTTATGGCCCTTTCCGCGACGCGGTTGGCTCAGCCAGCAATCTGGGGAAAAGTGATAAAGCCAATTATCAGATGGACCCCGCAAATAGCGACGAAGCCTTACGTGAAGTCGCTCTCGATTTAGCCGAAGGTGCCGACATGGTGATGGTCAAACCCGGCATGCCTTACCTGGACATCGTCCGTCGTGTCAAAGATGAATTTAAAGTCCCTACTTTCGCCTATCAGGTCAGCGGTGAGTACGCGATGATCAAAGCTGCCGCACAAAATGGCTGGCTCGATCACAACAAAACCATGATGGAAACCATGCTGTCTTTCAAGCGCGCTGGTGCTGATGGGATTCTCACTTACTTTGCCCGTGACGTTGCCCGTCTGCTCAAGCACAATGCATAAAGTCTTATGCTGAAGCTGTCTCTCATCGTCCTTGCCGCAGCGCTAGCCATATTTGGCGCTGCGGAACAAATTACAGGCCAAACAGACCATCTGATCTGGCTGCACTATGCGTTTAAACCGCTCACCACTTTACTGATTTTTTGGGTCGCTTTTGGTGTCCGGCATTTTAATGTCAGATACCGCAAAGCGATTTTGATCGGCATCCTCTTTTCACTCATGGGTGATGTTTTTCTGATGCTGCCACTGACGCTGTTCAAGTCTGGATTTTTACTCGGTCTGGCCAGCTTCTTATTAGCGCATCTATGTTTTTTACGGGCGTTTATCAGCGACACACGGCTGGTATCACGGCCCTGGATTTTTTTAGTCATCGGCATGATCGGTGTAATTAATCTCATTATTTTATGGCCAGGTATTCCGGGTGAGTTACGCGTCCCCGTGGTCGTCTATGTTGTCTGCTTGCTCTGCATGACATCGCAAGCACTGGCGCGGCATTTGGTCTTAAAAACCAAGGCCAGTAAGCTTGCTATGGCTGGCGGTCTGGCATTTATGTTGTCTGACACGCTGTTGGCATACAATAAGTTTAATGCCCCGTTGCCGCATGCCGCCCTACTGATACTGGCGACCTATTATCTGGCGCTTTACCTGATCGCACGCTCGGTTAAAACTTACTAAATCCTGCATCAAACTAAAACTACCTGCAAACTACCTACCATCATGCAAGAAAAAATCATTACCTTTGCGAGTCCTGTTTTTTTCTTGCTAATCGCAATTGAATTTATCGTCGCACGACGCCGGCAACGACACCTGTACCGTATTAATGATGCGATCAATAGTCTGAGTCTGGGCGTGATGAGCCAAATCATCGGTGTGTTTTTAAAAGTCCTGGCAATCGGCATTTATGCCTGGGTAGCGCAACATTTTGCACTTTTTGACTTATCCGATAACAGTGTATGGGTGTGGGTTTCTGGCCTGCTACTGTATGACTTTTTGTACTACTGGCTACACAGAATGGGACACGAAACCAATCTACTCTGGGCCGCACATGTGGTACACCATCAAAGCGAATCCTACAATCTGACGACCGCGCTGCGGCAAACCAGTAGTGGCGCTTTATTTGGCTGGATTTTTTATTTGCCGATGGCTGTACTCGGTTTTCCTGTTCATGTATTTATCATCATTGCGCTGATCGATTTGTTATACCAATTTTGGATACATACCGAGCAAATCGATAAGATGGGCTGGTTTGATCGAGTGTTCGTGTCACCATCCAATCACCGCGCACATCACGGTGTGAACGATCTGTATCTGGATAAAAACTATGGTGGTATTTTAATTTTATGGGATCGCTTGTTCGGTACATTTATTGAAGAACAAGATGCACATCCTGTCGTCTTTGGTACCCGTAGCCCGCTGCGTAGCTGGAATCCTTTATGGGCAAATGTAGAGGTGTACAAAGCCGTCGCCTCAGATGCGTGGCATACACAAAATTGGTGGGATAAATGTCGCATCTGGTTTATGCCACCCGGCTGGCGTCCCGCCGATATTGTCGCAACATCACCTGCCAAATCATTCGACCTGCAACGCCCTGAATTTAACCCGCCGTTGACTGGCACAAAGATGTGGTATTGCCTGGTGCAGTTTGTTATTACGCTGCAAGCAGGTACACATTTTTTGACGATTGCTCCCAACACAGCATTTAGTAGCTTGCTACCGTATGCGATCTGGCTGGTCGCTGGATTATGGATCGTTGGTGGTTTAATGGAGCAGCAAAAACTCTATATCAAACTGGAAGCGGTTCGCCTTCTGGCGACGCTGCTGATGGTACTCATTGGCGGTACTTGGTTTGCGCTTGTCAGCTTAACTTTCATTGCGCAAATAGCGATAGCATCGACCTGTATTATTTCTCTTGCCGCGCTGTGGCTGATTTTTAAAAAGTAATCATTCGTATGGATATTTTTCACATCAATGACACGCAAGTTTTACTTAATCCTGATGCCTCCATTAAGCCGGCAGGATTTGTCTGGCTAGATGCGACGCATGATGAAGTGAACCTTGATCCCGAAGCCTGGCGCGAAGAAGTCACTCGCATCACCGGCACGCAAATTTATGATTTGCATTTAAAAGACGCTGTCAACCTGACGCATCCGTCCTACTTCGATGCGACACAAGATTATGAGATGGTGGTATTCCGCAAACTTGCACTGAATGGTGAAGCAGCAGCAATCCCTAACGCAGAAACAAACGAGATTCAAAAGCGAAAAATCCCTGCTGTACTCAACAAGCTATTGACGGTGCCAGTATCGTTTTTTTGATGGGAAATGCCTTGGTCACCGTGCGCTCAGTCAAAAGTCGCACCATCGACAATGCCCGTAGCCGTTTGCTTAATTACAAACATAAGGCAGAAGGTAATGGTCACTCCAGCCGCCTGCCTTGCTCGCCAGAAGATTTAATGCTGCGCATACTCAATGCGATGGTTGATCAATATCTGGAACTGCGTCAACCGCTGACCCAACAGCTTGACCGCTGGCAGCATGCCTTGCTCGATCCGCGCCGGCCTTTTAAGAATTGGTTTGCCTTGTTGGATTCACGCATTGAATTGCGCAAGCTCGACAGCCTGTACGAGGAGCAGCGTGACGCCCTGCAAGAGCTGCGCGATCACATTGTAGATACGCATGACGGCAGCGATAGTGGCGACGGTCGTGCCAAAGATTTGCTACTGGTGCGCACCAACGACGTGATGGAACACATCAGCCGTGTTCTGAACCATGCGCGGCGGCTGGAGGCATCTTTAGAGTCAGCAGTGCAAATCCACTTCTCGGCAATGGCCCACCGCACCAGCGAAATCATGCGCACGCTGACCGTCATCACCGCCTTGTTTATGCCGTTGACCTTAATCACCGGCATTTTTGGGATGAACTTTGTTGAGATGCCTTTGCTGAAACATGCTGCAGGATTCTGGATCACCATGGGTATGATGCTAGCGATTGTGATTATTTTATTGCTGTATTTCCGTAGCCAGCGCTACCTGGAAGACAAAGCCAGCAAACGGCGAGATTAATCCAATTGGCGTACTATAGCCATATACTGGGTAGGTGTACATCGATAATATGCTCTATTGTCCAGACTTTCTCTGGACAATAAAATATACTCCCCTTATTTTTAATTTTTGTTTACATTTTTTGTACAGATAAAAACGACCAATGCAAGAAACCACCTTCCTCTGGCACGATTACGAAACCTTTGGCGCGCAAGCAAGGCGTGATCGTCCTGCCCAATTTGCCGCAATCCGCACCGATGCTGAGTTGAACGAAATTGGTCAGCCCATGATGTGGTACTGCCAGCCAGCGAATGATTTTTTACCCGACCCGCAGTCCTGCCTGATCACTCATATCACCCCGCAAACCTGTCTGGAACGCGGCATCCCTGAATACGAGTTTGCAGCAAAAATAGAGGCAGAACTCGCGCACACTGGCACCATCGGTGTTGGCTATAACACGATCCGTTTTGATGACGAGATCACGCGCTTTATGTTCTGGCGCAATCTGATCGATCCTTATGCGCGGGAATGGCAAAACCAGTGCGGGCGCTGGGACATTATGGATATGCTGCGCACGACCTATGCGCTGCGACCAGAGGGCATACATTGGCCGACGAATGACGATGGCAAGCCGAGTTTCCGCTTAGAACACCTGACCGCTGCGAATGGCATTGCGCATGAATCAGCGCATGATGCCTTATCCGATGTGCGTGCAACCATTGCCCTCGCCCGCCTGGTGCGCCAGCATCAGCCTAAGTTATTTGAGTTTTGTCTGGCGCTGCATAAAAAAGAAAAAGCGGCGAATGAGATCGGCGTACCGCTGCTAGGCAAACCTTTTCTGCACGTATCCGGCATGTTTCCTACCGAGCGCGGTTGCCTTGCTGTGATGTGGCCGTTAACGATCCATCCCAAAAATAAAAATGAAGTGATCGCCTGGGATCTGGCGCATGATCCGTCTGAATTGGCGACGCTCGATGCAGCCAGCATACAACTACGCATGTTCAGCAAAACTGACGATCTGCCTGAGGGCGTCACACGCTTGCCAGTCAAGACAATTCACCTGAACAAATCCCCCATCGTGATCGGCAACTTAAAAACTTTATCCGCGCCAATGGCAGAGCGCTGGCAAATCGATCTGACGCAAGTCCACCAGCATGCACAAAAAGCGGCTACGTTAATGGCAGATCAAGCTGATGCCATGCGTACGCTGTGGGAGCAAGTCTATGCACGCCCACAGCACGAGGCGGCGGATGTTGATGAGGATCTTTATGGCGGATTTATAGGCGCGGGTGACAGGCGCCTGCTGAATGAACTACGTAATATGAGTCCTGCACAACTCGCTAAGACACATCCTGATTTTCAAGATAGTCGTTTAGCAGAATTAGTATTTCGTTATCGCGCCCGCAATTTCCCGGATAGCTTAAGCGAAGCTGAACAAGCACAGTGGGAAGAACACCGCATCGCCCGTATGTTAGACGGTGCTGGCAAAGCACGGACGGTGGATGATTTTTTCAATCAGATTGATCAGTTGTCCGACACTGCTAGTGAAAGTGATGAAGAAATTCTAGGTGCCTTATACGATTACGCGGAGATGGTTGTGCCAGTAAGATAGTAGCGCTATCAGCGCAAACCACTATAAAAAATGCCCCGCAATAACGGGGCATTTTCGTTGAGAGTATCGACACAATTACTTATTCGGCTGCGGCGTAATCCGTAAATACGGCACTGGCGATGTGTATCCTTTTGGATATTTTTGCTTAATCACTTCTTCATCTTTAATCGATAAAGGGATGATGACATCATCGCCGTCACGCCAATTACCAGGCGTTGCTACGGTATAGCCATCAGTCAATTGCAAGGCATCAATCACACGCAAAACTTCGTCAAAGTTGCGACCCGTCGTCAGCGGATAGGTGATGATCAGACGAACTTTTTTCTTAGGATCGATGACGAACAATGAGCGCACAGTGACCGTTTCAGATTGATTCGGATGAATCATGTCGTATAGCGCCGCAACTTTGCGATCCGCATCGGCAACGATAGGAAAGCCGACGACCGTCTTTTGCGTCTCTTCAATATCCTTGATCCATTTCAAATGAGATTCTGCGCCATCTACTGATAAGGCAATCGCTTTTACGTTGCGCTTATCAAACTCAGGCTTCAGCTTGGCGGTTAGTCCTAGTTCGGTAGTGCAGACAGGGGTGAAATCGGCAGGGTGTGAAAAAAGTACCACCCAAGAATCACCTGCCCAGGCATGGAAATTCAATTTCCCTATCGAAGAATCTTGCTCAAAATCGGGAGCGGTATCACCTAAACGTAAAGTCATTTCATTCTCCATTCAACTGTTAAGTTAAAGACTATAGAACTTGTACGCTCCCGTTTCAAGGACAGAGTAGTTGCTTGCTTATATCTTAGCTGTTATATCGACGTTATATCGCCGTTATTCAAAGGCATTACCTTGCTCTAAAGACTTAACGCGATGCTTCAAAAGCAGTAATCGATTTTAGAAATTTCTCAGCATTCTGGTAACCAATCACACGTCCACCAGTAATTTCTTCTCCGCGCTGATTAAAGAAAATAATCCCAGGCGGAC of the Undibacterium sp. 5I1 genome contains:
- the yihA gene encoding ribosome biogenesis GTP-binding protein YihA/YsxC, with the protein product MSILWQARFFTTVNHLRDLPNSSVPEIAFAGRSNAGKSTAINILCNQKKLCFASKTPGRTQHINYFSIGGAHVGQHRKDETRADEIRAMMVDLPGYGYAEVPGAAKHHWNQLLGSYVQNRDQLSALVLIMDARRPFTDLDTQMLQWFAPTGRPVHCLLTKADKLNRNDSTNALRLTQTVLASYTDAEGKPFPFTAQLFSSLKRTGIEEADAKLQSLLGLDLPYTPPSRLANDNDNNEGDDGSVSAQQHQSQQS
- the hemB gene encoding porphobilinogen synthase; amino-acid sequence: MPNSIKPFQFPAVRMRRMRKDVFSRALMRENSVTVSDLIYPVFVIEGTNQSEKVASMPGVERVTVDVLLGVAEDCVALGIPVLALFPAISPSLKTADGIEATNPKGLIPRAIRELKSRFPELGILTDVALDPYTSHGQDGLLDANGYVLNDETTTMLVRQALTQAEAGADIVAPSDMMDGRIGAIRQALESNGYIHTRIMAYSAKYASAFYGPFRDAVGSASNLGKSDKANYQMDPANSDEALREVALDLAEGADMVMVKPGMPYLDIVRRVKDEFKVPTFAYQVSGEYAMIKAAAQNGWLDHNKTMMETMLSFKRAGADGILTYFARDVARLLKHNA
- a CDS encoding lysoplasmalogenase, which encodes MLKLSLIVLAAALAIFGAAEQITGQTDHLIWLHYAFKPLTTLLIFWVAFGVRHFNVRYRKAILIGILFSLMGDVFLMLPLTLFKSGFLLGLASFLLAHLCFLRAFISDTRLVSRPWIFLVIGMIGVINLIILWPGIPGELRVPVVVYVVCLLCMTSQALARHLVLKTKASKLAMAGGLAFMLSDTLLAYNKFNAPLPHAALLILATYYLALYLIARSVKTY
- a CDS encoding sterol desaturase family protein: MQEKIITFASPVFFLLIAIEFIVARRRQRHLYRINDAINSLSLGVMSQIIGVFLKVLAIGIYAWVAQHFALFDLSDNSVWVWVSGLLLYDFLYYWLHRMGHETNLLWAAHVVHHQSESYNLTTALRQTSSGALFGWIFYLPMAVLGFPVHVFIIIALIDLLYQFWIHTEQIDKMGWFDRVFVSPSNHRAHHGVNDLYLDKNYGGILILWDRLFGTFIEEQDAHPVVFGTRSPLRSWNPLWANVEVYKAVASDAWHTQNWWDKCRIWFMPPGWRPADIVATSPAKSFDLQRPEFNPPLTGTKMWYCLVQFVITLQAGTHFLTIAPNTAFSSLLPYAIWLVAGLWIVGGLMEQQKLYIKLEAVRLLATLLMVLIGGTWFALVSLTFIAQIAIASTCIISLAALWLIFKK
- a CDS encoding magnesium transporter CorA family protein, translated to MRSVKSRTIDNARSRLLNYKHKAEGNGHSSRLPCSPEDLMLRILNAMVDQYLELRQPLTQQLDRWQHALLDPRRPFKNWFALLDSRIELRKLDSLYEEQRDALQELRDHIVDTHDGSDSGDGRAKDLLLVRTNDVMEHISRVLNHARRLEASLESAVQIHFSAMAHRTSEIMRTLTVITALFMPLTLITGIFGMNFVEMPLLKHAAGFWITMGMMLAIVIILLLYFRSQRYLEDKASKRRD
- the sbcB gene encoding exodeoxyribonuclease I; amino-acid sequence: MQETTFLWHDYETFGAQARRDRPAQFAAIRTDAELNEIGQPMMWYCQPANDFLPDPQSCLITHITPQTCLERGIPEYEFAAKIEAELAHTGTIGVGYNTIRFDDEITRFMFWRNLIDPYAREWQNQCGRWDIMDMLRTTYALRPEGIHWPTNDDGKPSFRLEHLTAANGIAHESAHDALSDVRATIALARLVRQHQPKLFEFCLALHKKEKAANEIGVPLLGKPFLHVSGMFPTERGCLAVMWPLTIHPKNKNEVIAWDLAHDPSELATLDAASIQLRMFSKTDDLPEGVTRLPVKTIHLNKSPIVIGNLKTLSAPMAERWQIDLTQVHQHAQKAATLMADQADAMRTLWEQVYARPQHEAADVDEDLYGGFIGAGDRRLLNELRNMSPAQLAKTHPDFQDSRLAELVFRYRARNFPDSLSEAEQAQWEEHRIARMLDGAGKARTVDDFFNQIDQLSDTASESDEEILGALYDYAEMVVPVR
- a CDS encoding peroxiredoxin — encoded protein: MTLRLGDTAPDFEQDSSIGKLNFHAWAGDSWVVLFSHPADFTPVCTTELGLTAKLKPEFDKRNVKAIALSVDGAESHLKWIKDIEETQKTVVGFPIVADADRKVAALYDMIHPNQSETVTVRSLFVIDPKKKVRLIITYPLTTGRNFDEVLRVIDALQLTDGYTVATPGNWRDGDDVIIPLSIKDEEVIKQKYPKGYTSPVPYLRITPQPNK